Proteins encoded by one window of Paenibacillus sp. DCT19:
- a CDS encoding hemolysin family protein, translated as MSDPLPSIINLVLIGVLVLMNGFFVSAEFAMVKVRGSRIEALVESGNKNAIYASNIVRNLDAYLSACQLGITLASLGLGWLGEPAIAHLLEPMFTAFGLGPVYVHGVSIAIAFVIITILHIVLGELAPKTIAIRKSETVTLWSAALLTFFYKLMYPFIWALNGMANSLLRLIRMAPASELDEAHSEDEIRILMKESNKSGLIDNTELALVDNIFDFTATTAREIMIPRTEMICLNANQSMLENLEIASESMRTRYPVYNGDKDHIIGFIHIKDLMKSQLTDTISVIRPILAVPDSTPISDLLKRMQRSKTQIAILIDEYGGTSGLVTLEDIMEEIVGEIQDEFDQERPAIEQVDEMEYSIDGLMLIEEVSERFGLEMDRSDYDTIGGWLYSRVETIPPEVGQSVEYGGHLFVIQETEHKRISRVNVIKLEMLVEEEGA; from the coding sequence TTGAGTGACCCCTTACCGAGTATTATAAACTTAGTATTAATCGGTGTACTTGTATTAATGAATGGTTTCTTCGTATCGGCAGAATTTGCGATGGTAAAAGTTCGCGGCAGCCGCATCGAAGCTTTGGTGGAATCAGGCAACAAAAATGCAATCTATGCTTCCAACATTGTGCGTAATCTAGATGCTTATCTATCTGCCTGTCAGTTAGGGATAACGCTAGCTTCACTAGGACTTGGGTGGCTGGGAGAACCAGCAATCGCTCACTTACTTGAGCCAATGTTTACAGCATTTGGGTTAGGTCCTGTCTACGTGCATGGCGTTTCGATTGCCATTGCTTTTGTAATTATTACGATTTTGCATATTGTACTCGGGGAACTTGCTCCCAAAACGATAGCAATCCGTAAATCGGAGACGGTCACGTTATGGTCTGCGGCACTGCTTACGTTTTTCTACAAATTGATGTATCCCTTTATATGGGCTTTAAATGGAATGGCTAACAGCCTGTTGCGTTTAATCCGGATGGCACCGGCCTCCGAGTTAGATGAAGCGCATAGCGAAGATGAAATACGCATTCTCATGAAAGAAAGCAATAAGAGCGGTTTAATTGACAATACTGAATTGGCGCTTGTTGATAATATATTTGATTTTACGGCAACGACCGCCCGTGAAATTATGATTCCGCGGACGGAAATGATCTGTCTGAACGCCAATCAGTCGATGCTGGAGAATCTGGAAATCGCCAGTGAAAGCATGAGAACCCGTTATCCGGTATATAACGGTGACAAGGATCATATCATCGGTTTTATTCACATCAAAGATCTGATGAAATCTCAGTTGACCGATACGATCTCAGTTATTCGTCCAATTCTTGCCGTGCCTGATTCAACACCAATCAGTGACTTGCTCAAACGCATGCAGCGCAGTAAGACGCAAATTGCGATTCTGATTGATGAGTATGGAGGCACCTCGGGACTTGTAACGCTTGAGGATATTATGGAAGAGATCGTTGGTGAGATTCAGGACGAATTCGATCAGGAACGTCCTGCGATTGAACAAGTGGATGAGATGGAATACTCGATTGACGGGCTTATGCTGATTGAAGAAGTAAGTGAGCGTTTCGGATTAGAGATGGATCGATCGGATTATGATACGATTGGTGGATGGTTATACTCCCGAGTTGAGACAATTCCGCCTGAGGTGGGACAATCGGTAGAGTACGGCGGGCATCTATTCGTAATCCAGGAGACAGAGCACAAACGAATCTCCCGTGTAAATGTGATTAAGTTAGAGATGTTAGTGGAGGAAGAAGGGGCTTGA
- a CDS encoding RNA polymerase sigma factor: protein MANRLQLLLASDFHNLSPTLQEEVYYEYYNMVHGLIVYIIKERAAAEDIIQEAFIKIIKNKPLFESEIKLKAWLKVVTRNTAINYLRKNKNNRNQLDTDSVFIDMETINQTSASVETTVETQMMQESIEFYLSQLKPEYRVLIEMRWKDGLSYREMAEILNTSEEIVKQRLFRARGSIKKQLHKEWGGSIEQRQIR, encoded by the coding sequence ATGGCTAATCGGCTCCAATTACTTTTAGCCTCAGATTTCCATAATTTGAGTCCAACACTTCAGGAAGAAGTGTATTATGAATATTATAATATGGTACATGGTCTTATCGTTTATATCATCAAAGAGCGTGCCGCTGCTGAAGATATCATTCAGGAAGCTTTTATCAAAATCATTAAAAACAAACCTCTTTTCGAGAGTGAAATAAAACTAAAAGCATGGCTTAAGGTCGTAACACGAAATACAGCCATTAATTATTTGAGAAAAAATAAAAATAACCGTAACCAACTGGATACGGATAGTGTTTTTATAGATATGGAGACGATTAATCAGACTTCAGCTTCTGTCGAAACCACAGTTGAAACACAAATGATGCAGGAATCTATTGAATTTTACCTCAGCCAACTCAAACCTGAATATCGTGTTCTGATCGAGATGCGATGGAAAGACGGACTCTCTTACCGGGAGATGGCTGAGATTTTGAATACATCGGAAGAGATTGTTAAGCAACGGTTATTCCGTGCTCGGGGAAGCATTAAGAAGCAACTACATAAGGAATGGGGTGGCAGCATTGAGCAAAGGCAAATTAGATAA
- a CDS encoding aminopeptidase, whose product MLTFEQKLDRYAELAVKVGANVQPGQIFVISAMIDTVEFVRLLVRKGYEAGAKKVIVKFSDETVNRLRFEMAPEQSFQDPPKWHAAELEELAANNAAFLTVLSSSPDLLKGIDPERISTHQRTYGQALAKYRQYQQADKMSWTGVACPSPDWAAKVFPDLPASEQMEQLWEAIFAAVRADLEEPIQAWEQHIERLEHKAVALNNKKYRALHFISPGTDLTVELPEGHIWAQAGSVNERGTPFVANIPTEEVFTAPAKHGVNGTVSSTKPLSYGGSIIDRFTLTFENGRIVDFHAEEGHDTLERLINMDEGSHYLGEVALVPYHSPISESGILYYTTLYDENASCHLAIGSSYAFNIDGGKKMSPEELAARGMNTSITHVDFMMGSPETDIYGITTSGEREAIFLKGDWAF is encoded by the coding sequence ATGTTAACATTTGAACAAAAGCTAGATCGTTACGCAGAGCTCGCTGTCAAAGTAGGAGCAAACGTACAACCAGGACAAATTTTCGTGATTAGTGCCATGATCGATACGGTTGAATTTGTACGTTTGTTGGTACGGAAGGGGTATGAAGCAGGTGCCAAAAAAGTAATCGTTAAATTCAGTGATGAAACTGTAAATCGACTACGTTTCGAGATGGCTCCGGAACAATCATTCCAAGATCCTCCGAAATGGCATGCTGCTGAGCTTGAAGAACTTGCTGCAAACAACGCGGCATTCTTAACTGTCCTGTCATCAAGCCCTGACTTGTTGAAAGGAATCGATCCAGAACGTATTTCGACGCATCAACGAACCTATGGTCAGGCACTTGCTAAATACCGTCAGTATCAGCAGGCAGATAAAATGAGCTGGACAGGTGTAGCCTGCCCTTCACCAGACTGGGCTGCCAAAGTATTCCCTGATCTGCCTGCCTCTGAACAGATGGAACAGCTATGGGAAGCTATCTTCGCTGCCGTACGCGCTGATTTAGAAGAGCCTATCCAAGCTTGGGAACAGCACATCGAGCGTTTAGAGCACAAGGCTGTTGCCCTTAATAACAAAAAGTATCGTGCACTGCACTTTATCTCACCTGGTACGGATCTCACCGTTGAGCTTCCAGAAGGACACATTTGGGCTCAGGCAGGAAGCGTGAATGAACGAGGTACTCCTTTTGTAGCTAATATCCCAACAGAAGAAGTGTTCACAGCTCCAGCAAAACACGGCGTTAATGGTACAGTATCCAGCACGAAACCACTGAGTTATGGTGGAAGCATTATTGATCGTTTCACGCTGACGTTCGAGAATGGGCGAATTGTTGATTTTCATGCGGAGGAAGGACATGATACGCTTGAACGTCTGATTAATATGGACGAAGGTTCTCATTATTTGGGTGAAGTTGCGCTGGTACCTTACCACTCTCCAATCTCTGAAAGTGGCATTTTGTATTACACAACACTTTATGATGAGAATGCTTCCTGTCATCTTGCAATTGGTAGTTCATACGCCTTTAATATCGATGGTGGCAAAAAAATGTCCCCAGAAGAACTCGCAGCTCGTGGTATGAATACAAGTATTACTCATGTCGATTTCATGATGGGCTCACCCGAGACAGACATCTATGGAATTACAACAAGTGGTGAACGTGAAGCGATCTTCCTGAAAGGTGACTGGGCTTTCTAA
- a CDS encoding aminopeptidase: MNNFETNLQQYAELAVKVGVNVHPGQTLVVNAPITAAHFVRLIVKAAYNTGAKLVKVNWSDEVVTRLHYDLAPEESFSIEPKWFAAEMTELVEEGAAVLHVIAENPDLLNGVAQERIVTSQKVRAKALEKYRALQMADKFSWSIVAVPSPEWAAKVFPDVPEAQQIDKLWDVIFKTVRIGEQDAVAEWKTHLLNLDSRADLLNQKKYKKLHYTAPGTDLTIELPEGHLWVSGGSVNEQGHVFVANMPTEEVFTAPLKSGVHGTVRSTKPLSYGGNLIDGFSLTFENGRVVDYTAEQGYDALKNLVEMDEGAHYLGEVALVPHQSPISDTNILFYNTLFDENASNHLAIGNAYAFCLEGGKSMSKEELIDAGLNSSLTHVDFMIGSGEMNIHGVTSEGSEEAIFLNGNWAF, encoded by the coding sequence ATGAACAATTTCGAAACAAATCTACAGCAGTATGCGGAACTGGCCGTAAAAGTTGGAGTTAACGTCCACCCTGGGCAAACACTTGTGGTGAATGCACCAATCACTGCAGCACATTTTGTTCGTCTCATCGTAAAAGCAGCTTATAACACAGGTGCCAAACTGGTCAAAGTGAATTGGAGTGATGAGGTTGTTACTCGTCTTCACTATGATCTGGCTCCAGAAGAGTCTTTCTCAATCGAGCCTAAGTGGTTCGCAGCTGAAATGACCGAGCTTGTCGAAGAAGGCGCAGCAGTCCTGCACGTTATCGCCGAGAATCCGGATCTCTTGAACGGAGTCGCACAGGAACGAATCGTGACTAGCCAGAAAGTTCGTGCCAAAGCGCTAGAAAAATATCGTGCATTGCAAATGGCAGATAAGTTTAGCTGGTCAATTGTTGCTGTTCCATCACCAGAATGGGCCGCTAAAGTCTTCCCGGATGTTCCGGAAGCTCAACAAATCGATAAATTATGGGATGTCATCTTCAAAACGGTTCGTATTGGCGAGCAGGACGCTGTCGCTGAATGGAAAACACATCTGCTCAACCTTGATTCCCGTGCGGATCTGCTTAATCAGAAGAAGTATAAGAAACTTCACTACACAGCTCCGGGAACAGACTTGACAATCGAACTTCCAGAAGGACATCTATGGGTTTCTGGTGGCAGTGTCAATGAACAAGGTCATGTGTTCGTCGCTAACATGCCTACAGAAGAGGTATTTACCGCACCTTTAAAATCCGGTGTTCATGGTACCGTTCGCAGCACGAAACCACTTAGTTATGGCGGTAACCTGATCGATGGCTTCTCCCTTACCTTTGAGAATGGCCGAGTTGTGGATTATACCGCTGAACAGGGTTACGACGCTCTCAAAAACCTGGTCGAAATGGATGAAGGTGCTCATTATCTAGGCGAGGTTGCTCTCGTTCCTCATCAATCACCGATCTCCGATACCAATATTTTGTTCTACAACACGCTGTTTGATGAAAATGCATCTAACCACTTGGCAATCGGTAATGCCTATGCTTTCTGTCTTGAAGGCGGTAAATCCATGTCAAAGGAAGAACTTATTGACGCTGGATTGAACTCCAGTCTTACGCATGTGGACTTTATGATTGGATCAGGAGAAATGAATATTCACGGCGTTACTTCGGAAGGTTCAGAAGAAGCCATCTTCCTGAACGGAAACTGGGCATTCTAA
- a CDS encoding MBL fold metallo-hydrolase, which yields MASDNLITSGMTGLEEVAHDILSMRTLFVNVIFIGEPGSRKWVLVDTGMAKFTDHIVEVAAERFSGPPSAIILTHGHFDHVGTVIELEQFWGVPVYAHPQEIPYLTGLKDYPPADPTVGGGIMARLSFAYPNEAINLDDRIFSLPDDHSVPGAPGWQWVHTPGHTPGHISLFRDQDRILIAGDAIISVKQESLWSVLLQDKQLHGPPAYFTTDWQAAHRSVQQLRQLEPSMVVTGHGHCLTGEMLSESLRKLDLDFEETTVPDHGKYVD from the coding sequence ATGGCATCTGACAATCTGATTACATCAGGAATGACGGGTCTTGAAGAAGTCGCACACGATATCCTCAGCATGCGTACACTATTTGTGAATGTGATATTCATCGGTGAACCAGGAAGCAGGAAATGGGTACTCGTGGACACGGGAATGGCGAAGTTCACTGATCATATTGTTGAAGTTGCAGCAGAGCGATTCAGCGGGCCGCCATCTGCTATTATTTTGACCCACGGGCATTTCGACCATGTAGGTACCGTCATTGAGCTTGAACAGTTTTGGGGCGTACCCGTGTATGCGCATCCGCAGGAAATCCCCTATTTGACGGGGCTGAAAGACTATCCGCCTGCTGATCCTACTGTTGGTGGTGGAATAATGGCACGATTGTCCTTTGCTTACCCGAATGAAGCGATTAATCTGGATGATCGGATTTTCAGTTTGCCAGATGATCATTCTGTTCCGGGAGCTCCTGGATGGCAATGGGTGCATACCCCAGGACATACGCCAGGTCACATCTCACTTTTCCGGGATCAGGATCGTATCCTTATTGCAGGAGATGCCATTATCTCTGTGAAGCAGGAATCGCTCTGGAGTGTGCTGCTTCAGGACAAACAGTTGCACGGGCCACCCGCATACTTTACGACTGATTGGCAGGCAGCTCATCGATCCGTTCAACAGCTTCGACAGCTTGAACCCAGCATGGTCGTTACAGGTCATGGCCATTGTCTTACTGGAGAGATGCTAAGTGAATCACTGCGTAAGCTGGATCTTGATTTTGAAGAAACGACTGTACCGGATCATGGGAAATATGTAGATTAG
- a CDS encoding aldose 1-epimerase translates to MTHQNQAVEEQFGGIPAVWLRFNQFEAAVIPSVGGNLVAYRDTEQGHRYLREPDLNNMDAFRAAPAVYGIPILSPPNRYEDGRFPWDGEIYQLPVNEPATGNHLHGFLHDVEWNVEGYGANELESYVLLTQEVKEGHPFHKYLPFTFTVTLRYALNQDGLQQQLKVRNNGTKRMPNLFAFHTAISVPFDSASKRSDYTAKITIGQRRELNERSLPTGEFQPLTPDEEKLKAEGVSPFFAAMDNHYTAVPQNGRNYMELTDHRTGHKLVYDVGTSYKHWMIWNNNMEDNFFCPEPQMNLVNAPNVKGASAEEIGLIGLEAGEIFEQTSRLYPIPAQK, encoded by the coding sequence ATGACACATCAGAATCAAGCGGTTGAAGAACAATTTGGCGGCATCCCCGCTGTATGGCTTCGCTTTAATCAATTTGAAGCGGCAGTTATCCCGAGTGTAGGAGGGAACCTTGTAGCTTATCGGGATACAGAGCAGGGGCATCGCTATTTGCGGGAGCCTGACCTGAACAATATGGATGCATTCCGAGCAGCACCTGCGGTGTACGGTATTCCAATTCTATCTCCTCCCAACCGGTATGAGGATGGACGCTTTCCGTGGGACGGTGAAATCTATCAACTTCCTGTAAACGAACCAGCAACGGGCAATCATCTACATGGTTTTCTGCACGATGTGGAATGGAACGTGGAGGGATATGGAGCTAACGAGCTGGAGAGCTATGTTCTTTTGACTCAGGAAGTGAAAGAGGGACACCCATTCCATAAATATCTACCGTTTACGTTTACAGTGACACTAAGGTACGCATTGAATCAAGATGGACTGCAACAACAATTAAAAGTAAGAAACAACGGAACGAAGCGTATGCCTAATTTATTTGCTTTCCATACAGCGATTAGCGTACCTTTTGATTCAGCGAGTAAGCGTTCGGATTATACAGCCAAAATTACGATTGGACAGCGACGTGAGTTGAATGAACGCTCCTTGCCTACAGGTGAATTTCAACCGCTTACACCGGATGAAGAGAAGTTGAAGGCAGAAGGCGTGAGTCCGTTTTTTGCTGCGATGGACAACCACTATACGGCTGTACCACAAAATGGACGTAATTATATGGAACTGACGGATCATCGTACAGGTCACAAGCTGGTTTATGATGTAGGTACGTCCTACAAACACTGGATGATCTGGAACAACAATATGGAGGATAACTTCTTCTGTCCTGAGCCTCAGATGAATCTTGTCAATGCACCGAATGTGAAAGGGGCTTCTGCAGAAGAGATCGGGCTCATTGGTCTTGAAGCCGGAGAGATCTTTGAACAGACAAGTCGCCTGTACCCAATCCCTGCTCAAAAATAA
- the fumC gene encoding class II fumarate hydratase gives MEYRIERDTLGEMKVPADRLWGAQTQRSKENFPIGLEHMPMEIIRSLAILKKSAAASNHKLGKLSAAKTDAIAYAADEIIAGRIDDHFPLVVWQTGSGTQSNMNVNEVIANLGNQLLEQKGKEERLHPNDDVNMSQSSNDTFPTALHVAGVLAVEDQLLPAIAVLKKTLADKSEAFKDIIKIGRTHLQDATPITLGQEISGWEAMLAKSERMIRESAQYMKELAIGGTAVGTGINAHPDFGDFTAKEIGKHTGKDFVSAPNKFHALTSHDEVVYAHGAVKALAADLMKIANDVRWLASGPRSGLGEISIPENEPGSSIMPGKVNPTQSEALTMVVTQVMGNDAAIGFAASQGNFELNVFKPVIIYNFLQSVQLLADSIIAFNDKCAVGIEPNLGQIEHNLNNSLMLVTALNPHIGYENAAKIAKLAHKEGLSLKEAALQTGLLTEEQFNQYVDPAKMIAPKA, from the coding sequence GTGGAATACCGCATTGAAAGAGATACACTTGGAGAAATGAAAGTACCTGCTGACAGATTATGGGGAGCTCAAACCCAACGTAGTAAAGAGAATTTTCCGATTGGGCTCGAACATATGCCAATGGAAATTATCCGCTCACTCGCTATTTTGAAGAAAAGCGCTGCGGCGAGTAACCATAAATTAGGTAAGTTGTCTGCTGCCAAAACCGATGCGATTGCATACGCTGCCGATGAGATCATCGCTGGGCGAATTGACGATCATTTTCCGCTTGTAGTATGGCAAACGGGTAGTGGTACACAATCCAACATGAATGTGAACGAAGTTATCGCTAATCTCGGTAACCAATTGCTAGAGCAAAAGGGTAAGGAAGAACGCCTTCATCCAAACGATGATGTCAACATGTCCCAGAGCTCGAATGATACGTTCCCAACAGCGCTGCATGTCGCAGGCGTACTTGCTGTTGAAGATCAACTTTTGCCAGCGATCGCTGTACTGAAGAAAACGTTGGCGGATAAATCCGAAGCGTTCAAAGATATCATTAAAATTGGACGTACTCACCTTCAGGATGCCACTCCGATTACATTGGGTCAGGAAATTAGCGGTTGGGAAGCGATGCTCGCGAAGAGTGAACGCATGATCCGCGAAAGTGCGCAATACATGAAGGAACTTGCGATCGGTGGTACAGCGGTAGGAACGGGTATTAATGCACATCCGGACTTTGGTGATTTCACAGCCAAAGAGATTGGCAAACATACAGGTAAAGATTTTGTATCCGCGCCGAACAAATTCCATGCCCTCACAAGCCATGATGAGGTCGTTTACGCACACGGTGCAGTAAAAGCGCTTGCAGCGGATCTCATGAAAATTGCCAACGATGTACGCTGGCTTGCGAGTGGTCCGCGTAGTGGTCTGGGTGAAATTAGCATTCCTGAGAACGAGCCAGGCAGCTCCATCATGCCAGGTAAGGTTAATCCTACGCAAAGCGAAGCGTTAACGATGGTGGTTACACAAGTCATGGGTAACGATGCAGCGATCGGATTCGCTGCGAGCCAAGGTAATTTTGAACTCAACGTATTCAAGCCGGTGATTATCTATAATTTCCTTCAATCGGTACAACTACTTGCAGACTCCATCATTGCCTTTAATGATAAGTGTGCAGTAGGCATCGAGCCTAATCTGGGTCAGATTGAACATAACCTGAACAACTCGCTAATGTTGGTTACTGCACTCAACCCGCATATCGGTTACGAGAATGCAGCAAAAATAGCGAAGCTTGCGCATAAGGAAGGCTTGTCTCTAAAAGAAGCAGCACTGCAAACCGGGTTGCTTACTGAAGAGCAGTTCAATCAGTACGTAGACCCGGCGAAGATGATCGCTCCAAAAGCTTAA
- a CDS encoding CHASE3 domain-containing protein has product MLKRRRFTIRSKILIGYLVVVLLFGAVLIVLTALINTLQKENDFISHHDLDVHNLTNSIEKAVLDMETGQRGFMLTGNETYLEPYIQGLGQWNSHYTALYELVNDNPSQQLSLENIKTHITRWIEVAGEPSIELKRQEDQEQVLAFFQSDPGKTEIDLLRSQLTNFRNTEIALTEARVTDLAARSSTLLTVMYSLWGVIAILSVLAAIVISGNIIKTLRDVKQTISEIYKGGNLTQRIHVRTNDEVGDLGDETNKLLDTVQEQNRTKERITEIATLMQNPTTLEGLSRRFLNELAMLLEIPYSVLYYWKDNRLLRVAAYAADGDKERSLGKVSLAPGEGLVGQSANEQRMLRLNDLPQNYIRISSGLGHAPATSLTVIPVIFEGKTIAVIELASMKPLQDSEIALLNELIDIFGVSLHSTVTRMELQQLYDESQVLNEELQAQSEKLQVQTEEMLSQTEELQMQTEELHMLNERLEEQKNVAESSASELAEVADQLRTSSGYKSEFLANMSHELRTPLNSMLILSEILAENKNQHLNKEEQKYASVIHASGKDLLNLINDILDLSKVEAGEMEVDFNDVYLDSLPEMMNQYFLKIAEQKGIDFRIQLHSNLPETIISDEMRLHQILRNLLSNAFKFTKQGEVALTISRVNLPSAMNKGQEDEVIAFSVSDTGIGIAEHKLVQIFDAFKQADGDTARKYGGTGLGLSISQSLASLLGGSISATSREGEGSVFTLFLPLHYDEQEDVYDSRLFTNEVASTIPQLPDNTSSRVPHTSSDISPNEMLLTPLEESLLRGRQVLVVDDDIRNVYALANALEQYDMRVITAQNGYECLEMLESGEAKPDIIMMDIMMPELDGYETTRQIRNRLNLTSLPIIALTAKAMKEDRDKCLAAGASDYISKPLNMKEVISRMKLWLSHEPLGI; this is encoded by the coding sequence GTGCTAAAAAGGAGAAGATTCACAATACGCTCCAAAATATTAATAGGTTATCTTGTGGTTGTATTGTTATTTGGAGCCGTTCTGATAGTTCTGACAGCTCTGATTAACACATTGCAGAAAGAAAATGACTTTATCAGCCATCATGACCTGGATGTACACAATTTGACCAACTCTATTGAAAAAGCTGTTCTCGATATGGAGACAGGGCAGCGTGGATTCATGCTTACAGGAAACGAGACGTACTTAGAACCTTACATACAAGGTCTCGGCCAATGGAATTCTCATTACACTGCCCTCTATGAATTAGTGAATGATAATCCGTCACAGCAACTCAGTCTGGAAAATATTAAGACACATATCACACGCTGGATTGAAGTAGCTGGCGAACCTTCTATTGAACTGAAAAGGCAGGAAGATCAGGAGCAGGTACTTGCATTTTTCCAATCCGATCCTGGTAAAACCGAAATAGATCTATTAAGATCACAGCTCACGAACTTCCGAAACACAGAAATTGCTCTGACCGAAGCAAGGGTTACCGATCTGGCAGCCCGCAGCTCAACACTACTGACGGTCATGTACAGCTTGTGGGGAGTCATTGCTATACTGTCCGTTCTAGCGGCAATCGTAATCTCAGGCAATATTATAAAAACATTACGCGATGTTAAACAAACGATTAGTGAGATTTATAAAGGCGGAAACCTCACACAACGTATCCATGTACGCACCAATGATGAGGTTGGCGACCTAGGCGATGAGACGAACAAACTGCTGGATACCGTACAAGAGCAGAATCGTACCAAAGAGCGAATTACTGAAATTGCCACGTTGATGCAGAACCCGACGACACTAGAGGGGTTGTCACGGCGGTTTCTGAATGAGCTTGCTATGCTATTAGAAATTCCTTATAGCGTCTTATACTACTGGAAAGACAATCGACTGTTGCGTGTTGCTGCATATGCGGCTGATGGAGACAAAGAACGATCACTAGGTAAAGTTTCACTGGCACCTGGAGAGGGGCTTGTAGGGCAAAGTGCGAATGAGCAACGGATGCTGCGCTTAAATGACCTACCGCAAAATTACATTCGTATCTCGTCCGGGCTTGGACATGCACCTGCAACATCACTTACGGTTATTCCCGTCATTTTCGAAGGAAAAACGATTGCTGTAATTGAACTTGCGTCGATGAAGCCACTACAGGATAGCGAGATTGCACTACTCAACGAACTGATTGATATATTTGGTGTATCGCTTCATTCGACAGTGACGCGTATGGAACTGCAGCAGTTGTATGATGAGTCGCAGGTTCTCAATGAAGAGTTACAGGCACAGTCTGAGAAGCTTCAGGTGCAAACGGAAGAAATGTTATCACAGACAGAGGAGCTTCAGATGCAGACCGAAGAGCTGCACATGCTAAATGAGCGTCTAGAAGAACAAAAGAATGTAGCTGAGTCCTCAGCTAGTGAACTAGCTGAAGTTGCCGATCAATTACGCACTAGCTCAGGGTACAAATCCGAGTTCCTTGCCAATATGTCTCATGAACTACGTACTCCGCTCAACAGTATGTTAATACTTTCTGAAATTCTGGCAGAGAACAAAAATCAGCATTTAAATAAAGAAGAGCAGAAATACGCATCCGTGATCCATGCATCAGGCAAAGACTTGCTTAATCTGATTAATGACATACTCGATCTGTCCAAAGTCGAAGCTGGCGAGATGGAAGTCGACTTTAATGACGTATATCTGGACAGTTTGCCGGAGATGATGAATCAATATTTCTTAAAAATAGCTGAGCAAAAGGGAATTGATTTCCGCATCCAGTTGCACAGCAATCTCCCAGAAACGATTATCTCTGACGAGATGCGTTTGCATCAGATTCTTAGAAACTTACTCTCGAATGCGTTTAAGTTTACGAAACAGGGTGAAGTTGCTCTTACCATTTCCAGAGTGAATTTACCAAGTGCAATGAATAAGGGACAAGAAGACGAAGTTATCGCGTTCTCGGTTAGTGATACAGGGATCGGTATTGCAGAACATAAGCTGGTACAGATCTTTGATGCGTTCAAGCAGGCGGATGGAGATACAGCGCGGAAGTATGGCGGAACAGGTCTAGGACTTTCCATTTCCCAATCACTAGCGAGTTTGTTGGGAGGTTCCATCTCGGCAACGAGCCGGGAAGGGGAGGGAAGTGTATTTACGTTGTTCCTACCGCTGCATTACGATGAACAAGAAGATGTATATGATTCCAGACTCTTCACAAACGAGGTGGCTTCAACGATACCTCAGCTTCCGGACAATACATCTTCAAGAGTGCCACACACTTCGTCTGACATATCACCCAATGAGATGTTGTTAACACCTTTGGAAGAGTCACTGCTGCGCGGACGTCAGGTGCTTGTTGTAGATGATGATATTCGCAACGTGTATGCGTTAGCTAACGCTTTAGAACAGTACGATATGCGTGTGATCACTGCTCAGAACGGCTACGAATGCCTCGAAATGCTGGAAAGTGGTGAGGCCAAGCCTGATATCATTATGATGGATATTATGATGCCAGAATTGGACGGATACGAAACTACACGCCAGATTCGAAACAGATTAAATCTGACGAGTCTGCCCATCATCGCGTTAACAGCGAAGGCAATGAAAGAGGATCGTGACAAATGTCTGGCTGCAGGAGCGTCGGATTACATCAGTAAACCGTTAAATATGAAAGAGGTTATATCTCGGATGAAATTATGGCTGAGCCATGAACCGCTCGGAATATAA